Proteins from a genomic interval of Longimicrobium sp.:
- a CDS encoding vWA domain-containing protein — protein sequence MRFTSYSRFTGHMADALNLQSLLDQLSDFLLQSGFAGGYHVNPWWGEFGGDEDDRSLDALKDALLRALLESGQLTPEMIQELRGDGAPDEEVQQKIAELLDRLIQRMVEEGYLNVAEPPQVPEGYTEMQGEGRIDDAREASRQVEFSLTGKGIDFLGYRTLRQLLGAMGRSAAGAHETPHYATGVEAEVASRPYEFGDTLNLDIPATLKSALSREGLRDDGTIGLEYGDLHVHQSEYRSSCATVLMLDTSHSMILYGEDRFTPAKKVALALTHLIRTQFPGDTLKVVTFGDTAEEIPLGRVAQAQVGPFHTNTAAGFQLARRLLMAQNKDMRQIIMITDGKPSAVTLPDGRVYKNSMGLDAFVLNETFQEVGACRKAGILINTFMLARDPALVAFVNHVSQIARGKAYFTSTMTLGQYIMRDFLRRKTKRAG from the coding sequence ATGCGGTTCACCAGCTACTCCCGTTTCACCGGCCACATGGCCGACGCGCTGAACCTGCAGTCGCTGCTCGACCAGCTTTCCGACTTCCTGCTGCAGAGCGGGTTCGCCGGCGGCTACCACGTGAACCCGTGGTGGGGCGAGTTCGGCGGCGACGAGGACGACCGCTCGCTGGACGCGCTCAAGGACGCACTCCTGCGGGCGCTGCTGGAGAGCGGGCAGCTGACGCCGGAGATGATCCAGGAGCTGCGCGGCGACGGCGCGCCCGACGAAGAGGTGCAGCAGAAGATCGCCGAGCTGCTGGACCGGCTGATCCAGCGGATGGTGGAGGAGGGCTACCTGAACGTGGCCGAGCCCCCGCAGGTGCCCGAGGGCTACACCGAGATGCAGGGCGAGGGACGGATCGACGACGCGCGCGAAGCGTCGCGGCAGGTTGAGTTCTCCCTGACCGGCAAGGGGATCGACTTCCTGGGCTACCGCACCCTTCGGCAGCTGCTGGGCGCAATGGGCCGCTCGGCCGCGGGCGCGCACGAGACGCCCCACTACGCCACAGGTGTGGAGGCCGAGGTGGCCAGCCGCCCGTACGAGTTCGGGGATACGCTGAACCTGGACATCCCCGCCACCCTGAAGAGCGCCCTTTCGCGCGAGGGGCTGCGCGACGACGGCACGATCGGGCTGGAGTACGGCGACCTTCACGTGCACCAGTCGGAGTACCGCTCCAGCTGCGCCACCGTGCTGATGCTGGACACCAGCCACTCGATGATCCTGTACGGCGAGGACCGCTTTACCCCCGCCAAGAAGGTGGCGCTGGCCCTCACACACCTGATCCGCACCCAGTTCCCGGGCGACACGCTGAAGGTGGTGACCTTTGGCGACACGGCGGAGGAGATTCCCCTGGGCCGGGTGGCGCAGGCGCAGGTGGGGCCCTTCCACACCAACACGGCGGCGGGATTCCAGCTCGCGCGGCGGCTGCTGATGGCGCAGAACAAGGACATGCGCCAGATCATCATGATCACCGACGGGAAGCCATCCGCCGTCACCCTGCCGGACGGGCGCGTCTACAAGAACTCCATGGGGCTCGACGCGTTCGTCCTGAACGAGACCTTCCAGGAGGTGGGCGCCTGCCGCAAGGCGGGGATTTTGATCAACACCTTCATGCTGGCGCGCGACCCGGCGCTGGTGGCCTTCGTGAACCATGTTTCGCAGATCGCCCGCGGCAAGGCCTACTTCACCAGCACCATGACCCTCGGGCAGTACATCATGCGCGACTTCCTGCGTCGAAAGACCAAGCGCGCCGGATGA